A part of Vallitalea longa genomic DNA contains:
- the guaA gene encoding glutamine-hydrolyzing GMP synthase gives MKHELVIVLDFGGQYKQLIARRVREANVYCEVMPYDTPLSTIKEKKPMGIIFTGGPSVVYEENAPMIEKEFFELGIPILGICYGSQLMGYVLGGKVEKAEHREYGKTDLTVDTDNVMFQDVVKDSTCWMSHTYYISNPPAGFDVIATTKTCPIAAMADIDKKLYAVQFHPEVVHTPEGTKMLRNFLHNVCGCKGDWVMTDFAEEQIRLLREKIGDKKVLCALSGGVDSSVAAVLIHKAVGKQLTCIFVDHGLLRKNEGDDVERIFTKEFDMNIIRVNAEDQFLDALEGVSDPERKRKIIGEEFIRVFEAEAKKIGTVDFLVQGTIYPDVIESGTKNAAVIKSHHNVGGLPDYVDFKEIIEPLRDLFKDEVRDVGRAIGIPEFLVSRQPFPGPGLAIRIIGDITREKIAILQDADYIFREEVRNAGLDKEIWQYFAVLTNSKSVGVMGDERTYHYTIALRGVTSIDGMTADWARIPYDVLEKMSTRIVNEVDNVNRIVYDITSKPPATIEWE, from the coding sequence ATGAAACATGAATTAGTCATTGTTCTAGATTTCGGTGGACAATACAAACAATTGATTGCAAGACGTGTTAGAGAAGCTAACGTATATTGTGAGGTTATGCCTTATGATACTCCACTTAGCACAATAAAAGAAAAAAAACCTATGGGTATTATTTTTACAGGTGGACCAAGCGTAGTTTATGAAGAGAATGCGCCTATGATAGAAAAGGAATTTTTTGAACTGGGTATTCCTATTCTTGGTATTTGTTATGGTTCTCAGCTTATGGGATATGTTCTTGGTGGAAAAGTAGAAAAGGCAGAACATAGAGAATATGGAAAAACAGATCTAACAGTTGATACTGATAATGTGATGTTCCAAGATGTAGTAAAAGATTCAACTTGTTGGATGAGCCATACTTATTATATAAGCAACCCACCAGCTGGTTTCGACGTTATAGCAACTACAAAAACATGTCCAATAGCTGCTATGGCAGATATAGATAAGAAATTATATGCTGTTCAATTTCACCCAGAAGTTGTACATACACCAGAAGGGACTAAGATGTTAAGAAACTTCTTGCACAATGTATGTGGTTGTAAAGGTGATTGGGTAATGACTGATTTTGCTGAGGAGCAAATTAGATTACTAAGAGAAAAAATCGGAGATAAAAAAGTATTATGTGCTCTTTCAGGTGGAGTTGATTCATCTGTAGCGGCTGTACTTATCCATAAAGCAGTAGGAAAACAATTAACTTGTATATTTGTTGACCATGGTCTTCTTCGTAAAAATGAAGGCGATGATGTTGAAAGGATATTCACTAAAGAATTTGACATGAATATTATTCGTGTCAACGCTGAAGATCAATTTTTAGATGCTCTTGAAGGTGTTAGTGATCCAGAAAGAAAACGTAAAATTATTGGTGAAGAATTCATTAGAGTTTTTGAAGCAGAAGCTAAAAAAATAGGAACTGTTGATTTCTTAGTTCAAGGTACTATTTATCCAGACGTTATTGAGAGTGGAACCAAAAACGCAGCAGTCATAAAGAGTCACCATAATGTTGGAGGACTTCCTGATTATGTTGATTTCAAAGAGATTATTGAACCTCTTAGAGATTTATTTAAAGATGAGGTAAGAGATGTTGGAAGAGCTATTGGTATCCCTGAGTTCCTAGTAAGCCGTCAACCTTTCCCAGGTCCAGGACTTGCTATAAGAATTATCGGAGATATAACTAGAGAGAAAATTGCTATTTTACAAGATGCTGATTATATCTTTAGAGAAGAAGTCAGAAATGCTGGTCTAGATAAAGAAATATGGCAGTATTTTGCAGTATTGACTAATTCAAAAAGTGTTGGTGTAATGGGTGATGAAAGAACATATCATTATACTATAGCATTAAGAGGTGTGACAAGTATTGACGGAATGACAGCTGATTGGGCTAGGATTCCTTATGATGTACTTGAGAAAATGTCTACGAGAATTGTTAACGAAGTGGATAATGTTAATAGGATTGTTTATGATATTACTAGTAAGCCACCGGCTACTATTGAGTGGGAATAA
- a CDS encoding plasmid mobilization protein — translation MKKKLDHKNRWRNKLVSFRMSPEEAEQLNHFARLSGLTKQEYLINRALQKHVIVNGNPRVYKALRNLFKENLEELKRLEKISEENSELLELIHYMSTIIEGLKEGLS, via the coding sequence ATGAAGAAAAAGTTAGACCATAAAAATCGGTGGCGTAATAAATTAGTATCCTTTAGAATGTCACCTGAAGAAGCAGAACAACTTAATCATTTTGCTAGATTATCAGGGTTAACAAAACAAGAATATCTAATTAATAGAGCGTTACAAAAGCATGTTATCGTAAATGGCAACCCTCGTGTGTATAAGGCTTTACGCAATCTATTTAAAGAAAATCTTGAAGAATTAAAAAGACTAGAAAAAATAAGTGAAGAAAACTCTGAGCTTTTAGAGCTGATACATTACATGTCAACGATTATAGAAGGATTAAAGGAGGGGCTTTCTTGA